One Arachis duranensis cultivar V14167 unplaced genomic scaffold, aradu.V14167.gnm2.J7QH unplaced_Scaffold_40512, whole genome shotgun sequence DNA window includes the following coding sequences:
- the LOC107472291 gene encoding LOW QUALITY PROTEIN: probable WRKY transcription factor 33 (The sequence of the model RefSeq protein was modified relative to this genomic sequence to represent the inferred CDS: inserted 2 bases in 2 codons): protein MIYEDLKSNLFITNSDSCCRKGENEHDGHSAYGSRTVREPRVVVQTTSEIDILDDAYRWRKYGQKVVKGNPNARSYYKCTAPGCSVRKHVERAATNIKSVITTYEGKHNHDXPAARGSAGYNMNRNSLNRNNSNAPAXPIRPAAVNGYSSAPNFTNSLYNPRLPATGTQESSSLDMLQGSGLFGYTSLGRSMGSYGNNTQLSDGVYIKAKDERKDDSFLESFLSKN, encoded by the exons ATGATCTACGAAGATTTGAAAAGTAATTTGTTTATAACTAATTCTGATTCTTGTTGCAGGAAGGGGGAGAATGAACATGATGGTCATTCAGCCTATGGAAGTAGAACTGTTAGGGAACCTAGAGTTGTAGTTCAAACTACAAGCGAAATCGATATTCTTGATGATGCCTACAGATGGAGGAAATATGGACAGAAAGTAGTTAAAGGAAATCCAAATGCAAG GAGTTATTACAAATGCACAGCCCCTGGTTGTTCAGTGAGGAAACATGTTGAGCGAGCCGCGACTAATATAAAATCAGTGATCACAACTTATGAAGGGAAACACAACCATG GGCCTGCAGCACGTGGCAGCGCAGGTTACAACATGAACAGAAATTCTCTAAATAGAAACAATAGCAATGCACCGG CACCAATAAGGCCTGCGGCCGTGAATGGTTATTCTAGCGCGCCGAATTTCACGAATTCACTTTACAATCCTAGGCTTCCGGCCACCGGAACTCAAGAATCATCTTCCCTAGACATGCTGCAAGGCTCTGGACTTTTCGGCTACACGTCTCTTGGAAGATCAATGGGTTCATATGGAAACAATACGCAACTTTCGGATGGTGTATACATCAAGGCCAAGGATGAAAGGAAGGATGACTCATTCCTCGAGTCATTTCTTTCAAAGAACTAA